TAGTGTCACAGGATCTTTTGCATCAGCACAAGGGGACAGATTGGGCTTCTGTTTAACATCATGTCTGAGCGGCAGTAGCCTCTGAAAGTGTGGCAGTCCCTTGATACTGCTGGACAGTTGGAGacttctgtgctcaagtctcaagAGGACTTGATcctaccaccaccaccagtgCCACTATTGACATCGTAAGGAGGTAATTAGCTGGCTAACTAACAGTTTGAAAGGACTGGGCTGTAAAGGGTATCTTGAAGAGTAGAGCATTGCAGAGGGACTTTAGGAAGTTTTAAATCCTTGAATCACCAGGTGCAGGGCTCAGTCATTTTCCTGCCAAAAGTAAACTGGTATAAATCACAAGCCGTGTCCTTAATAATTAAACCATAATGTACTGTCAGTTTAGATAGTCCCCATGTGGCTTGACTCCATTTGAACCAAATCATTTAAGCAGACGCCAAAGATACTGAAGGAGCATGCAAACACAAACAGCGACAAATTTCAAACAAGCGTGGAAAAGTGCACAGAGATAGATGCTTATTACATGGCTGTACATGCTTAAAACTTAGTCCCATCTTCTCACTCATTTAAAATTTATGTGGCATGGCACATCAGAGAAGACAGGTACTTATGGCCAGACCTGAAATTACCACGAATAGCTGAACCCCTTCTGAGTTCTTAAAATTGTGCATTTTAAGTGGGAATTTCCTTTATAGGCAAATGCCCAACGTTCAGCCTGATTTTCATTCTTCTTCTGAATCATAACTTGactttgaaaaagaaaataaacagcaaCTGCATAGTACCAAAAGGCCTAAAACTGTATGACTTATGACAAGAACGACAACCGAGAATATGTACACCGTTTTATCACAGTAATCCTGTGGTTGGTGAAAAGGCGGAATGAAATTTGGCAGAAACATAGAGAAAACCCAGTAATTCCCCAGTATAAACCAGACAAAGAGGAACAGACTGAGAGTGACATGGATGTAATATCTGTGTAGATTTTGTCGCCAAGGATATTCGTCATCATCATCATCGCCGATCATGACCGACTTGTTAAGGAGGTGCCTCATTTTTGCAGAATCATACAGGAGGAGGGAGACCTGTGTAATTAGGAAAGCAGAATACACAATGTCAAATGGACAACAATTGTCCTACTGCTGAGTACAGCACTTGGTTCTGACTTCATAAACACCAGCAAAGCCTTACAGTTTTCAGAGTACGTGTCTATCTGAATATTTATGCAGTAAAAACATAAAAGCAGGACCAAAGAACAAGTAAGATTCAACCATATGACAAGGAGTAAATAATCCAATAATGTAGCTGGATTTTATctgtctttttaaatttttcttaaTGGTGATTGCACTTGCATAGTAAAAAGTGATTAAGGAGAAATGTATTTCTTTAATAATTCCCAGGATGTGGACCTCCCTGACAAGGCCtttatttattgcctattcctagcTGACCCAGTTAGGCTTGCTGTGCTACTTCAGAGGGAGGTTACAAGGTCCACCATGTTTCTGAAGCTCAGACTGGATAAAGATGGCAGAGTagcttccctgaaagacattagaGAACCAGGTAGGTTTTCACCACAATTAGGTAATTTCATGGTTATCGTTACTGACACCAGATACTTATTCCAGATTTACATAATTATttacttaattaattaaaattcccCATCTGCCATGGCGGGGTTCAAACTCATGTAACTCAATCAATCGTCCAGATCCCTGgataccagtccagtaacttTGGCACGATGCTTCCAGTTCATTTACATAAATGTTTGAAGGTTTCCTCAGGAAGACCTTGGATTACACTGGGAGAAAACACCTAATTTCCCTGACTTTCAATAGCCAACTTTCAGATAAAACACAGGCATCCAACAATTACAGATCATCCTTGATATATAATGTTTTGAACGCAGAAGAGGacatagtacaaaaaaaaaccatTCACTTCAACATCTCGACCCTATGAAGAACATTCTTCTGAGTGAATATTCTGGCTGAGTGCTTCCTAATGCACGTGGGCACTAATTTCTTTACTATTCAGGCTGGATCTGGTACCACTTCACAAACAgcacccaccctcttcccccttaGTAATGCATTTTGATTCTTTCATTCAATTTTGGCTGATCAGTCTAAGTACAAGAAACAAACGGAGGGATTGGACACAACTGGGATAAAAACACGACCTTGTCCCAAAACCATACATGTTGCATTTGACTTCAAGTATAGTTTAGTTACAATTACATTTACTTTGCAAAACTGTTGCCTTGATTTTACACTCATACTATACCTTCAAACTGCCAATTATTCCTCCAACCAGCAAGTACAATGGGATCAATGGCTGAATAGGGCAACTATCCAGGAACTTCATTCCTAAAATACACAATTGGGACAGACCTTATGAACAAGGAGTTATGCCTACAAGATGTGAGTTCTGCCAGTCAATGTATGTGCCATCATTGAGTGTTCATTGTTTCTTGCAAAACTGAATTAGTTCAGTGATTTTGCTCAAAATCTTCACAATAGTAGTTGAAATGTTGTTATGTGCAGTTAGAGTGGGAATTTTACCAGTTGTTAAGTTTCAGAATTCTGCCTAGTATTGACAGATAACACCACACAAACTAGTTTATAAAATAAATTCAATATAAGATAAATGTTAGAAAGAAACATCTCAAAGATATTCTAAGGTGATTAAGGACAAGGTACATGCCTGGCATGACCTGCATGGGCAGATGAAATAAAATCCCACCATTTTCAGGCCATTCTACAATTACTTCCAGGGTCAGTTGCCTGAAAATGAGTTCAGGAAAGAAAAGAAGGATCACTAAAACAATTTGGATTGATAGACAGCTTTTATATAACCTGTATTTTCTTCAGAAACGCAAGCAGTTTTCCATTGAGTTGCCAGCAGTTCCCACCTGTATGTTCAGGAAGTTTGGTTGGGACTCCCTCACAAGTGTAGACAACCTCAGTAATGCTTAAATCAGGGGAAGCACATCCAGTACTTGCTATCTCAAGCTTCATAAATAAAAGGACAAACATTTTCCCGCTAAGATTTAATATGAACTCCTAACCTGCTATATGGTTGCCTATTACATGatgactttttaaaatacaagggTGAGAGCTCCAGACATAAGAGTCAAATTGTCAACATCGGCAAAAACTCTAACTTCAGCTGCATCGATGTGGAAATGCATATGTTGTGCTTTCGCAGAAAAACTCCTTATTTTCTAAGTGCTTCCTGATTTTATACTCATATTGTACCTTCAAACTGCTGATTATTCCTCAGGAGGCTGCATTAACCCCAATTCCCAATAA
The sequence above is drawn from the Pristis pectinata isolate sPriPec2 chromosome 11, sPriPec2.1.pri, whole genome shotgun sequence genome and encodes:
- the LOC127576060 gene encoding transmembrane protein 272-like yields the protein MSAGVEKACHRCISKIASNACFIFGLLAFLALPLSMAFVGMKFLDSCPIQPLIPLYLLVGGIIGSLKVSLLLYDSAKMRHLLNKSVMIGDDDDDEYPWRQNLHRYYIHVTLSLFLFVWFILGNYWVFSMFLPNFIPPFHQPQDYCDKTVYIFSVVVLVISHTVLGLLVLCSCCLFSFSKSSYDSEEE